The proteins below come from a single Aegilops tauschii subsp. strangulata cultivar AL8/78 chromosome 6, Aet v6.0, whole genome shotgun sequence genomic window:
- the LOC109775846 gene encoding VAN3-binding protein-like — protein MEGYLLGRTKRRDHLLLMDGAGAVQSPQTPVEPMEFLSRSWSVSASDLSKVLAVGGGRRSSNFVVDRLSGMLMPETLALAAASGTGSPKKRTCRSRSAISAHHHTIGRWFHHKDGGSRVDKARAERARVHAAVSVASVAAAVAALAAGAANPEDGEDAKMDAALASATQLLASHCIEFAELAGADHDQVASAVEGAVDVRSPGDLLTLTAAAATALRGATALRLREQREARSKAAVAPSEKAGSCGADIWCKEGTLLKRSRKGGALRWKRVSVYINKRSQVIVKLKSKHIGGAFSKKKRSVVYGVHGDMPAWPPGHKPCGMPDSATAAPENRHFGLRTAQGLVEFECESRMHKQEWVESVKNLLRQAAGGTAQLEHSFESLRLSAS, from the exons ATGGAAGGGTACCTGTTGGGGAGGACCAAGAGGAGGGATCACCTGCTGCTCATGGACGGCGCCGGCGCAGTGCAGTCGCCGCAGACGCCGGTGGAGCCCATGGAGTTCCTGTCGCGGTCGTGGAGCGTCTCCGCGTCGGACCTATCCAAGGTGCTGGCGgtcggcggcgggaggcggagcTCCAACTTCGTCGTCGATCGCCTCTCCGGGATGCTCATGCCGGAGACGCTCGCGCTCGCCGCCGCTTCCGGCACCGGCAGCCCCAAAAAGCGT ACTTGCAGGAGCAGGAGCGCGATCTCCGCGCACCACCACACGATCGGCAGGTGGTTCCACCACAAGGACGGGGGCAGCAGGGTCGACAAGGCCCGTGCCGAGCGGGCGCGCGTCCATGCGGCGGTCTCCGTGGCCAGCGTGGCTGCCGCGGTCGCTGCCCTCGCGGCGGGAGCCGCGAACCCGGAGGACGGAGAGGACGCTAAGATGGACGCCGCGCTGGCATCCGCCACGCAACTTCTGGCCTCGCACTGCATCGAGTTTGCCGAGCTCGCCGGGGCAGACCACGACCAGGTGGCCTCCGCCGTCGAGGGCGCCGTCGACGTCCGGAGCCCCGGCGATCTCCTGAccctcaccgccgccgctgcAACAG CTCTACGAGGAGCCACGGCGCTGAGGCTGAGAGAGCAGCGGGAGGCGAGGAGCAAAGCGGCGGTGGCGCCCTCCGAGAAGGCCGGCAGCTGCGGCGCGGACATATGGTGCAAGGAAGGGACGCTCCTCAAGCGCAGCCGGAAAGGCGGCGCTCTGCGCTGGAAGCGAGTGTCCGTGTACATCAACAAGAGGTCGCAGGTGATCGTGAAGCTCAAGAGCAAGCACATCGGCGGCGCCTTCTCCAAGAAGAAGAGGAGCGTCGTGTACGGCGTGCACGGCGACATGCCGGCGTGGCCGCCGGGGCACAAGCCCTGCGGCATGCCGGACTCTGCGACAGCGGCGCCGGAGAACCGCCACTTCGGGTTGAGGACGGCGCAGGGCCTGGTCGAGTTCGAGTGCGAGAGCAGGATGCACAAGCAGGAGTGGGTGGAGTCGGTGAAGAACCTGCTCCGGCAGGCGGCCGGCGGCACTGCTCAGCTCGAGCACTCGTTCGAGTCGCTCAGGCTTAGCGCGTCGTAA